One genomic window of Azospirillum sp. TSH58 includes the following:
- a CDS encoding alpha-ketoacid dehydrogenase subunit beta, with protein sequence MSRKISMKTAINEALDLEMRRDPTVILMGEDIVGGTGAPGEDDAWGGVLGVTKGLFAKHGDRLLDTPLSESAYIGAAIGAAACGMRPVAELMFMDFMGVCFDQIFNQAAKFRYMFGGKAETPVVIRGMVGAGFRAAAQHSQMLTPLFTHIPGLKVVCPSNAYDAKGLLIQSIRDNDPVIFCEHKNLYGHETEVPVESYAIPFGEANVLRDGDHVTIVSYGLTVHRAMEAADALAKEKVEAEVIDLRTLSPIDWDTIIDSVERTGRLVVVDEAHPRCNLATDISAFVAQNAFGALKAGIQMVTPPHTPVPFSPSLEDLYIPSAEAVATAVRRTLAPSPRSTLAA encoded by the coding sequence ATGTCCCGCAAAATCAGCATGAAGACGGCGATCAACGAGGCGTTGGACCTCGAAATGCGCCGCGACCCGACCGTCATCCTCATGGGCGAGGACATCGTCGGCGGCACCGGCGCGCCCGGCGAGGACGACGCCTGGGGCGGCGTGCTGGGCGTCACCAAGGGCCTGTTCGCCAAGCACGGCGACCGCCTGCTGGACACGCCCCTGTCGGAATCCGCCTACATCGGTGCGGCGATCGGCGCCGCCGCCTGCGGCATGCGCCCGGTCGCGGAGCTGATGTTCATGGACTTCATGGGCGTCTGCTTCGACCAGATCTTCAACCAGGCGGCCAAGTTCCGCTACATGTTCGGGGGCAAGGCGGAGACGCCGGTGGTGATCCGCGGGATGGTCGGCGCAGGCTTCCGCGCGGCGGCCCAGCATTCGCAGATGCTCACCCCGCTGTTCACCCACATTCCGGGCCTGAAGGTCGTCTGCCCGTCGAACGCTTATGACGCCAAGGGCCTGCTGATCCAGTCGATCCGCGACAACGACCCGGTCATCTTCTGCGAGCACAAGAACCTCTACGGTCATGAGACCGAAGTGCCGGTGGAGTCCTACGCCATCCCCTTCGGCGAGGCGAACGTGCTCCGCGACGGCGATCACGTCACCATCGTCAGCTACGGCCTGACCGTCCACCGCGCCATGGAGGCCGCGGACGCGCTCGCCAAGGAGAAGGTGGAGGCGGAGGTGATCGACCTGCGCACCCTGTCGCCCATCGACTGGGACACCATCATCGACAGCGTGGAGCGCACCGGCCGGCTGGTCGTGGTGGACGAGGCGCACCCGCGCTGCAACCTCGCCACCGACATTTCGGCCTTCGTGGCGCAGAACGCCTTCGGCGCGCTGAAGGCCGGCATCCAGATGGTGACGCCGCCGCACACGCCGGTGCCCTTCTCGCCCTCGCTGGAAGACCTCTACATCCCCAGCGCCGAGGCCGTCGCCACCGCCGTCCGCCGCACGCTGGCCCCCTCGCCCCGCAGCACCCTCGCCGCCTGA
- the pgi gene encoding glucose-6-phosphate isomerase, protein MSALTRSPAWEALARHRQDVSALHMRDLFAADADRFARFSLEACGLLFDYSKNRITEETRTLLLDLARQQDVEGWRDRMFAGERINITEDRAVLHTALRNRSNRPVVVDGQDVMPEVNAVLHRMERFVRQVRDGAWTGYTGHPITDIVNIGIGGSDLGPVMVTEALTPYLHPQIGVHFVSNVDGTHISETLEWLDPETTLFVIASKTFTTQETLTNAHTARRWFLESAGDPAHVAKHFVAVSTNEAEVRKFGIDPANMFGFWDWVGGRYSLWSAIGLSIALGIGMDRFHELLDGAHAMDEHFRTAPPERNMPVLMAMLGVWYVNFWGAKSHAVLPYDQYMHRFPAYLQQLDMESNGKTVDRQGARVDYATGPVVFGEPGTNGQHAFYQLIHQGTELVPADFLAPAETHNPIGDHHRILLSNFFAQPEALMRGKTADEVRAEMAKSGKPAEAIEPLVPHRVFEGNKPSNSILFKKLDPRTLGALIALYEHKVFVQGIVWSINSFDQWGVELGKQLAGKILPELQNGPTAALGHDSSTNGLIGWYRKHR, encoded by the coding sequence ATGTCAGCGCTCACCCGTTCGCCCGCCTGGGAAGCCCTGGCCCGTCACCGCCAGGACGTTTCGGCCCTCCACATGCGCGACCTGTTCGCCGCCGACGCCGACCGCTTCGCCCGCTTCTCCCTGGAAGCCTGCGGCCTGCTGTTCGATTATTCGAAGAATCGCATCACCGAGGAAACCCGGACCCTTCTGCTCGACCTCGCCCGCCAGCAGGACGTGGAGGGCTGGCGCGACCGCATGTTCGCCGGGGAGCGGATCAACATCACCGAGGACCGCGCCGTCCTGCACACCGCGCTGCGCAACCGCTCCAACCGCCCGGTCGTGGTGGACGGCCAGGACGTGATGCCGGAGGTGAACGCCGTCCTGCACCGCATGGAGCGCTTCGTCCGGCAGGTCCGCGACGGCGCCTGGACCGGCTACACCGGCCACCCGATCACCGACATCGTCAACATCGGCATCGGCGGCTCCGACCTCGGCCCGGTGATGGTGACGGAGGCGCTGACCCCCTACCTGCACCCGCAGATCGGCGTGCATTTCGTCTCCAACGTGGACGGCACCCACATCAGCGAGACGCTGGAATGGCTGGACCCGGAGACGACGCTGTTCGTCATCGCGTCCAAGACCTTCACCACCCAGGAGACGCTGACCAACGCCCACACCGCGCGGCGCTGGTTCCTGGAGAGCGCCGGCGACCCGGCCCATGTCGCCAAGCATTTCGTCGCCGTCTCCACCAACGAGGCGGAGGTGCGCAAGTTCGGCATCGACCCGGCCAACATGTTCGGCTTCTGGGACTGGGTCGGCGGGCGCTATTCCCTGTGGTCGGCGATCGGGCTGTCCATCGCGCTCGGCATCGGCATGGACCGCTTCCATGAGCTGCTGGACGGCGCCCACGCCATGGACGAGCATTTCCGCACCGCGCCGCCGGAGCGCAACATGCCGGTGCTGATGGCGATGCTGGGCGTCTGGTACGTCAATTTCTGGGGCGCCAAGTCCCACGCCGTGCTGCCCTACGACCAGTACATGCACCGCTTCCCCGCCTACCTCCAGCAGTTGGATATGGAGAGCAACGGCAAGACGGTGGACCGGCAGGGCGCGCGGGTGGACTACGCCACCGGCCCGGTGGTCTTCGGCGAGCCCGGCACCAACGGCCAGCACGCCTTCTACCAGCTGATCCACCAGGGGACGGAGCTGGTGCCCGCCGACTTCCTGGCCCCGGCGGAGACCCACAACCCCATCGGCGACCATCACCGCATCCTGCTGTCGAACTTCTTCGCCCAGCCGGAAGCCCTGATGCGCGGCAAGACCGCCGACGAGGTGCGCGCCGAGATGGCCAAGTCCGGCAAGCCGGCCGAGGCCATCGAGCCGCTGGTCCCCCACCGCGTGTTCGAGGGCAACAAGCCGTCCAACAGCATCCTGTTCAAGAAGCTGGACCCCCGCACGCTGGGCGCCCTGATCGCGCTGTACGAGCACAAGGTGTTCGTCCAGGGCATCGTGTGGAGCATCAACAGCTTCGACCAGTGGGGCGTGGAGCTGGGCAAGCAGCTGGCCGGCAAGATCCTGCCCGAACTCCAGAACGGCCCGACCGCCGCGCTGGGGCACGACAGCTCGACCAACGGGCTGATCGGCTGGTACCGCAAGCACCGCTGA
- a CDS encoding ATP-NAD kinase family protein produces MAPAVGIIANPVSARDIRRVVANAANLQITDRANIVLRVLAALRACGVTDVLMMPEHGGIGRHVARGLSRAAAHGEAPYPTIHPLPMPVTGTVADTHRAADEMRRAGVAAIVVLGGDGTHRAVVANCGAVPVAGISTGTNNAFPEHREPTITGLATGLAVTGQVPADIAFAANKRIDVSLNGRVEEIALVDVALVTERYVGARALWKPDSFRELFVTFADPEVIGMSAIAGLLEPVTREESGGLMVRLGTPAPNTAATGMTVLRAPIAPGLMASVGVADWRRMPAGVPFVPEVKAGSIALDGEREITFSAQDRVSLTLRDDAFRTVNVGGCMQHAAQYRLLTGAPAPVTAEL; encoded by the coding sequence GTGGCACCGGCCGTCGGCATCATTGCCAATCCAGTATCCGCACGCGACATCCGCCGGGTCGTCGCGAACGCGGCGAACCTCCAGATCACGGATCGCGCCAACATCGTCCTGCGGGTGCTGGCCGCGCTGCGCGCCTGCGGGGTCACCGACGTCCTGATGATGCCGGAACATGGCGGCATCGGGCGCCATGTGGCGCGCGGGCTGTCACGGGCGGCGGCGCACGGCGAGGCGCCCTATCCCACCATTCACCCGCTGCCCATGCCGGTCACCGGCACCGTCGCCGACACCCATCGGGCGGCGGACGAGATGCGCCGGGCGGGGGTCGCCGCCATCGTCGTGCTGGGCGGCGACGGCACGCACCGCGCCGTGGTGGCGAACTGCGGGGCGGTGCCCGTGGCCGGCATCTCCACGGGCACCAACAACGCCTTTCCCGAACACCGCGAACCGACCATCACCGGGCTGGCGACCGGCTTGGCCGTGACCGGGCAAGTGCCCGCGGACATCGCCTTCGCGGCGAACAAGCGCATCGACGTGTCGCTCAACGGCCGGGTGGAGGAGATCGCGCTGGTCGACGTCGCCCTGGTGACCGAGCGCTACGTCGGGGCCCGCGCCCTGTGGAAGCCGGACAGCTTCCGCGAGCTGTTCGTCACCTTCGCCGACCCGGAGGTCATCGGCATGTCGGCCATCGCCGGCCTGCTGGAGCCGGTGACGCGGGAGGAGAGCGGCGGGCTGATGGTGCGTCTCGGCACACCGGCGCCCAACACGGCGGCGACCGGCATGACGGTGCTGCGCGCGCCCATCGCGCCGGGGCTGATGGCCTCGGTCGGGGTCGCGGATTGGCGCCGCATGCCGGCCGGCGTGCCCTTCGTGCCGGAGGTGAAGGCCGGTTCCATCGCGCTCGACGGCGAGCGGGAAATCACCTTCTCGGCGCAAGACCGCGTGTCCCTGACGCTCCGGGACGACGCCTTCCGCACCGTGAACGTGGGCGGCTGCATGCAGCACGCCGCCCAATACAGGCTGCTGACCGGCGCCCCGGCGCCGGTCACGGCCGAGCTTTGA
- a CDS encoding thiamine pyrophosphate-dependent dehydrogenase E1 component subunit alpha, with protein sequence MTDNPFPLDKADLLQAYRTMRTIREFEERLHVDFAKGDIPGFVHLYAGEEACATGIMMHLNDNDRIASTHRGHGHCIAKGVDVHEMMAEIYGRSTGACRGKGGSMHIADLSKGMMGANGILGAGAPLICGAALAAKFRGDGGVGITFVGDGASNQGTFLESMNLAAVWNLPVIFVVENNGYAESTAMEWAVSCDSYIDRATGFGLPGVTVDGTDFFAVHEAAGEIIRRAREGGGPALLECNMVRFYGHFEGDAQTYRAKGEVENLRANRDCIKLLAQRLTETGTVAPAELETIDREVNALIEDAVRCAKAAPLPVAADLLKDVYVAY encoded by the coding sequence GTGACCGACAATCCTTTTCCACTCGACAAAGCGGACCTGCTGCAAGCCTACCGGACCATGCGGACCATCCGCGAGTTCGAGGAGCGTCTGCACGTCGACTTCGCCAAGGGCGACATTCCGGGCTTCGTGCACCTCTACGCCGGTGAGGAGGCCTGCGCCACCGGCATCATGATGCACCTGAACGACAACGACCGCATCGCCTCGACCCATCGCGGCCACGGTCATTGCATCGCCAAGGGGGTCGATGTCCACGAGATGATGGCGGAGATCTACGGCCGTTCCACCGGCGCCTGCCGGGGCAAGGGCGGGTCGATGCACATCGCCGACCTGTCGAAGGGCATGATGGGCGCCAACGGCATCCTGGGCGCCGGCGCGCCGCTGATCTGCGGGGCGGCGCTGGCCGCCAAGTTCCGGGGCGACGGCGGGGTCGGCATCACCTTCGTCGGCGACGGCGCGTCGAACCAGGGCACCTTCCTGGAGAGCATGAACCTCGCGGCGGTGTGGAACCTGCCGGTCATCTTCGTGGTGGAGAACAACGGCTACGCCGAATCCACCGCCATGGAATGGGCGGTCTCCTGCGACAGCTACATCGACCGTGCCACCGGCTTCGGCCTGCCGGGCGTGACGGTGGACGGCACCGATTTCTTCGCGGTGCACGAGGCGGCCGGCGAAATCATCAGGCGCGCCCGCGAAGGCGGCGGCCCGGCGCTGCTGGAATGCAACATGGTCCGCTTCTACGGCCATTTCGAAGGCGACGCCCAGACCTACCGCGCCAAGGGAGAGGTGGAGAACCTGCGCGCCAACCGCGACTGCATCAAGCTGCTCGCCCAGCGCCTGACCGAAACCGGCACCGTCGCCCCCGCCGAGCTTGAAACCATCGACCGCGAGGTGAACGCGCTGATCGAGGACGCCGTGCGCTGCGCCAAGGCGGCCCCGCTGCCCGTCGCCGCCGACCTGCTGAAAGACGTCTACGTCGCCTACTGA
- a CDS encoding pitrilysin family protein: MIARFVPNRAILSVLTLLLTAFAVAAPAAAIEIKRVVSPGGIEAWLVEDHKVPIIALEWAFEGAGASDPKGKEGLANLAARTLDEGAGPYDSQAFAARLQDNAIALGYDAGRDGFGGSLRTLSDRRDEAFELTRLSLAEPRFDAEAVERMRAAVLSSLRRDQADPNYVGRRLFYSTAYPGHPYGDEIRGTLESLPTITPDDLRGFVKAGFGRDRLVVAAAGDISPEDLGRALDHVFGGLPATSANAAIPDVEPKGLGETLVATRPTAQTVMLMGQPGLKRSDPDWYAATVMNYVLGGGGFGSRLMEEVREKRGLSYGVYSYLIPMDHSALVMAGGNTVNAKAGQALDIMRQEWKRMAEQGVTEEELADAKTYLTGSFPLQLGSTQAIARILLQVKRDKLGIDYLDRRDAFINGVTQADVQRVAKRLLDPNQLLTVLVGRPEGVTATRTIDGGS; this comes from the coding sequence ATGATCGCACGCTTCGTGCCTAACAGGGCGATACTCTCCGTCCTCACCCTGCTCCTGACCGCCTTCGCCGTCGCCGCCCCCGCCGCCGCCATCGAGATCAAGCGGGTGGTCAGCCCCGGCGGGATCGAGGCGTGGCTGGTCGAGGACCACAAGGTCCCCATCATCGCCCTGGAATGGGCCTTCGAAGGGGCCGGCGCGTCCGACCCCAAGGGCAAGGAGGGCCTCGCCAACCTCGCCGCCCGCACGCTGGACGAGGGCGCCGGTCCCTATGACAGCCAGGCCTTCGCCGCGCGGCTCCAGGACAACGCCATCGCGCTGGGCTACGACGCCGGGCGCGACGGCTTCGGCGGCAGCCTGCGCACGCTGAGCGACCGCCGCGACGAGGCGTTCGAGCTGACCCGCCTGTCGCTGGCCGAGCCGCGCTTCGACGCGGAGGCGGTGGAGCGCATGCGCGCCGCCGTGCTGTCCAGCCTGCGCCGCGATCAGGCCGACCCCAACTACGTCGGACGGCGGCTGTTCTACTCCACCGCCTACCCCGGCCACCCCTACGGCGACGAGATCCGCGGCACGCTGGAGTCGCTGCCGACGATCACCCCGGACGACCTGCGCGGCTTCGTGAAGGCCGGCTTCGGGCGCGACCGGCTGGTCGTCGCCGCGGCGGGCGACATCAGCCCGGAAGATCTGGGCCGCGCGCTCGACCATGTGTTCGGCGGCCTGCCCGCCACCTCCGCGAACGCCGCCATCCCCGACGTCGAGCCGAAGGGGCTGGGCGAGACGCTGGTCGCCACCCGGCCGACGGCCCAGACGGTCATGCTGATGGGCCAGCCGGGGCTCAAGCGCTCCGACCCCGACTGGTACGCGGCGACCGTGATGAACTACGTCCTGGGCGGCGGCGGCTTCGGCTCCCGCCTGATGGAGGAGGTGCGGGAGAAGCGCGGCCTCAGCTACGGCGTCTACAGCTACCTGATCCCGATGGATCATTCCGCGCTGGTCATGGCCGGCGGCAACACGGTGAACGCCAAGGCCGGGCAGGCGCTGGACATCATGCGCCAGGAATGGAAGCGCATGGCCGAGCAGGGCGTGACGGAGGAGGAGCTGGCCGACGCCAAGACCTATCTGACCGGCAGCTTCCCGCTGCAGCTCGGCAGCACGCAGGCCATCGCGCGCATCCTGCTCCAGGTCAAGCGCGACAAGCTGGGCATCGACTATCTCGACCGTCGCGACGCCTTCATCAACGGCGTCACCCAGGCCGACGTGCAGCGGGTGGCGAAGCGGCTGCTCGACCCCAACCAGCTGCTGACCGTGCTGGTCGGCCGTCCGGAAGGCGTGACCGCGACGCGGACGATCGACGGGGGAAGCTGA
- a CDS encoding acetoin dehydrogenase dihydrolipoyllysine-residue acetyltransferase subunit has translation MTTLNERIKPIVMPKWGLSMSEGKVTGWLKQPGATVNLGDDLLEVETDKITNVVEAGETGVLRRVLGEPGTVYPVKALIAVLAEPDVPDSDIDAFIASYAVPAADGGEDGADAGPRYEFAETAAGNIRYARRGDGATTVLLVHGFGGDLDNWLFTIDALAEGATVYALDLPGHGQSAKTLPDPTLTGLSKAVRDFMDAVGIGAAHLVGHSMGGAVSMRTALDAPERVASLSLICSAGLGREINQNYITGFIDATSRRDLKPVLETLFADAGLVNRQLIDDLLKYKRLDGVDGALRAIASSMFGNGEQTVILGEAVGAAGVPTLVVWGAEDRIIPAAHATALGSAARVEVVPDAGHMVQMEAAGKVNALVKDHVTKNA, from the coding sequence ATGACCACTCTCAACGAGCGCATCAAGCCCATCGTCATGCCCAAGTGGGGCCTGTCCATGTCGGAGGGCAAGGTCACCGGCTGGCTGAAGCAGCCGGGGGCCACCGTCAATCTGGGCGATGATCTTCTGGAGGTCGAGACCGACAAGATCACCAACGTGGTCGAGGCCGGCGAGACGGGTGTCCTGCGCCGGGTGCTGGGCGAGCCCGGCACCGTCTACCCGGTGAAGGCGCTGATCGCCGTGCTGGCCGAACCCGACGTGCCGGACAGCGACATCGACGCCTTCATCGCCAGCTACGCCGTCCCCGCCGCCGACGGCGGGGAGGACGGGGCGGATGCCGGTCCGCGCTACGAGTTCGCCGAGACGGCGGCGGGCAACATCCGCTACGCCAGGCGCGGCGACGGGGCGACGACCGTGCTGCTGGTCCATGGCTTCGGCGGCGACCTCGACAACTGGCTGTTCACCATCGACGCCCTGGCGGAGGGCGCCACGGTCTACGCGCTGGATCTGCCGGGGCACGGCCAGTCTGCCAAGACGCTGCCCGACCCGACGCTGACCGGCCTGTCGAAGGCGGTGCGGGACTTCATGGACGCGGTGGGCATCGGGGCCGCGCATCTGGTCGGCCATTCCATGGGCGGCGCTGTGTCCATGCGCACGGCGCTCGACGCGCCGGAGCGGGTGGCGTCGCTGTCGCTGATCTGCTCGGCCGGTCTGGGGCGGGAGATCAACCAGAACTACATCACGGGCTTCATCGACGCGACCTCGCGCCGCGACCTGAAGCCGGTGCTGGAGACCCTGTTCGCCGACGCCGGGCTGGTCAACCGCCAGCTGATCGACGACCTGCTGAAGTACAAGCGGCTGGACGGCGTGGACGGTGCGCTTCGGGCCATCGCGTCCTCGATGTTCGGGAACGGGGAGCAGACGGTCATTCTCGGCGAGGCGGTCGGGGCCGCGGGGGTGCCGACGCTGGTCGTGTGGGGCGCGGAGGACCGCATCATCCCGGCCGCCCATGCCACGGCGCTGGGCTCCGCCGCGCGGGTCGAGGTGGTCCCGGACGCCGGCCACATGGTGCAGATGGAGGCGGCCGGGAAGGTCAACGCCCTCGTCAAGGACCACGTCACGAAAAACGCCTGA
- a CDS encoding SDR family NAD(P)-dependent oxidoreductase translates to MPNLKDKSIIVTGAGRGIGATIARALAADGARLTIADRTEEDARTVAESIRATGGDAVSVTVDVRDRAAVRRMIDMAVASFGRLDVIFNNAGVAQTKPFLDITEEDWRFVTDVNALGVLIGMQEAIRTFRAQGGGGKIINTASIAGKQGYEPLAHYSASKFAVVALTQAAARAFGKDKITANAICPGVVATEMWKIIDKGFRDTGLTTAEDEAFNQFAAGAVLGRPSTAEDLVGVARFLASSDSDFMTGQSLLVDGGMVFT, encoded by the coding sequence ATGCCCAACCTCAAGGACAAGAGCATCATCGTCACCGGTGCCGGCCGCGGGATCGGCGCCACCATAGCCCGCGCGCTCGCGGCCGACGGCGCGCGGCTGACCATCGCCGATCGCACGGAAGAGGACGCGAGGACGGTGGCGGAATCCATCCGCGCGACCGGTGGCGACGCCGTCTCGGTCACGGTGGACGTCCGCGACCGCGCCGCGGTCCGCCGCATGATCGATATGGCCGTCGCCTCCTTCGGACGCCTCGACGTCATCTTCAACAACGCGGGGGTCGCCCAGACCAAGCCTTTTCTCGACATCACGGAGGAGGACTGGCGTTTCGTCACCGACGTCAATGCGTTGGGCGTGCTGATCGGCATGCAGGAGGCGATCAGGACCTTCCGCGCGCAAGGTGGGGGTGGAAAGATCATCAACACCGCCTCCATCGCCGGCAAGCAAGGGTACGAACCGCTCGCCCATTACTCGGCCAGCAAGTTCGCGGTGGTCGCCCTGACCCAGGCGGCCGCGCGCGCCTTCGGCAAGGACAAGATCACCGCCAACGCGATCTGCCCCGGCGTCGTCGCGACGGAGATGTGGAAGATCATCGACAAGGGCTTCCGCGACACCGGCCTGACGACGGCCGAGGACGAGGCGTTCAACCAGTTCGCGGCCGGCGCCGTGCTGGGCCGTCCTTCGACGGCGGAGGATCTGGTGGGAGTGGCGCGCTTCCTCGCCTCTTCCGATTCCGACTTCATGACCGGCCAATCCCTGCTGGTCGACGGCGGAATGGTCTTCACCTGA
- the mutL gene encoding DNA mismatch repair endonuclease MutL, giving the protein MPIRMLPDTLVNRIAAGEVIERPAAAVKELVENAIDAGATRIDVVVRDGGKSLITITDDGCGMAPDELALAVERHATSKLPSDDLLDIRSLGFRGEALPSIGAVSRLTLTSRPRGADSAWALTVDAGLKGAPQPAALAQGTRVEVRDLFAAVPARLKFLKAARTEFDHIGDCIERLAMAHPGVAFTLDGDGRSALRLSAAQGDLLDARLTRLGALMGRDFQDNAVPVQAAREGVTLAGWIGLPTLHRPTARHQHLFVNGRPVRDKLMVGAVRAAYADFLPRDRHPMLALFLDLDPQEVDVNVHPAKAEVRFRDQGLVRGLIVGALKHALAEAGHRASTTVGLATLGALRPESGVDTDGTMPPPSPLPYRSPGHQPAPSWGGGYGSVVPRGLADRATAFQAPHQAPLPPLQGRLAGWQAAPAARPPDYAAQAAAAPPLDSHPLGAARAQVHNTYIVAQTSEGIVIVDQHAAHERLVYERMKTALLEGGVKRQALLIPELVELDEPSANRLLGRAAELAELGLAVEGFGPGCVLVREVPALLGQSDVKSLVRDLAEELAELGDALSLKERLEDVCGTMACHGSVRAGRSLGIEEMNALLRQMEATPHSGQCNHGRPTYVELKLSDIERLFGRR; this is encoded by the coding sequence ATGCCAATCCGTATGCTGCCCGACACGCTCGTCAACCGAATCGCCGCCGGCGAGGTGATCGAGCGGCCCGCCGCCGCCGTCAAGGAACTGGTGGAGAACGCCATCGACGCCGGGGCCACCCGCATCGACGTGGTGGTGCGCGACGGCGGCAAATCGCTCATCACCATCACCGACGACGGCTGCGGCATGGCGCCGGACGAGCTGGCGCTCGCCGTGGAGCGGCACGCCACCTCCAAACTGCCGTCCGACGACCTGCTGGACATCCGCTCGCTGGGCTTCCGGGGAGAGGCGCTGCCCTCCATCGGGGCGGTCAGCCGGCTGACCCTGACCAGCCGCCCGCGCGGCGCCGACAGCGCCTGGGCGCTGACCGTGGACGCCGGGCTGAAGGGCGCGCCGCAGCCCGCCGCGCTGGCCCAGGGCACCCGCGTGGAAGTGCGCGACCTGTTCGCCGCCGTGCCCGCGCGCCTGAAATTCCTGAAGGCCGCCCGGACCGAGTTCGACCACATCGGCGACTGCATCGAACGGCTGGCCATGGCCCATCCCGGCGTGGCCTTCACGCTGGACGGCGACGGCCGTTCGGCGCTGCGCCTGTCGGCGGCGCAGGGCGACCTGCTCGACGCCCGGCTGACCCGGCTGGGCGCCCTGATGGGCCGCGACTTCCAGGACAACGCCGTGCCGGTGCAGGCGGCGCGCGAGGGGGTGACGCTCGCCGGCTGGATCGGCCTGCCCACCCTGCACCGCCCCACGGCCCGCCACCAGCATCTGTTCGTCAACGGCCGCCCGGTGCGGGACAAGCTGATGGTGGGTGCGGTGCGGGCGGCCTACGCCGACTTCCTGCCGCGCGACCGCCACCCCATGCTGGCGCTGTTCCTCGACCTCGACCCGCAGGAGGTGGACGTGAACGTCCATCCCGCCAAGGCGGAGGTGCGCTTCCGCGACCAGGGCTTGGTGCGCGGGCTGATCGTCGGGGCGCTCAAGCACGCGCTGGCCGAGGCCGGGCACCGCGCCTCGACCACCGTGGGGCTGGCGACGCTGGGCGCGCTGCGCCCGGAGAGCGGGGTGGACACGGACGGCACCATGCCGCCGCCGTCCCCCCTGCCCTACCGCAGCCCGGGGCACCAGCCGGCGCCGTCCTGGGGCGGCGGCTACGGCTCCGTCGTGCCGCGCGGGCTGGCCGACCGGGCGACCGCCTTCCAGGCGCCCCATCAGGCGCCGCTCCCCCCCTTGCAGGGCCGCCTCGCCGGCTGGCAGGCCGCGCCCGCCGCGCGCCCGCCGGACTACGCGGCGCAGGCCGCCGCCGCTCCGCCGCTGGACAGCCACCCGCTGGGGGCGGCGCGCGCCCAGGTCCACAACACCTACATCGTCGCCCAGACCAGCGAGGGCATCGTCATCGTCGACCAGCACGCCGCCCATGAGCGGCTGGTCTATGAACGCATGAAGACCGCCCTTCTGGAGGGCGGCGTGAAGCGGCAGGCCCTCCTGATCCCGGAGTTGGTGGAACTGGACGAGCCGTCCGCCAACCGCCTGCTGGGCCGCGCGGCGGAACTGGCCGAGTTGGGTCTGGCGGTGGAGGGCTTCGGTCCCGGCTGCGTCCTGGTGCGCGAGGTCCCGGCGCTGCTGGGCCAGAGCGACGTGAAGAGCCTCGTCCGCGATCTCGCCGAGGAACTGGCGGAACTGGGCGACGCGCTGTCGCTGAAGGAGCGGCTGGAGGACGTGTGCGGCACCATGGCCTGCCACGGCTCCGTGCGCGCCGGGCGCTCCCTCGGCATCGAGGAGATGAACGCCCTCCTGCGCCAGATGGAGGCGACTCCCCACAGCGGCCAGTGCAACCACGGCCGCCCCACCTATGTGGAGTTGAAGCTGTCCGACATCGAGCGGCTGTTCGGGCGCCGCTAG